Proteins from a genomic interval of Stenotrophomonas sp. WZN-1:
- a CDS encoding autotransporter outer membrane beta-barrel domain-containing protein, which produces MSRAVPRALRPRRLTVSLLQALAVPSVMLLTAGVAWAGCDNVTPAAGQTVTCDASAPNPQTVPVTATGAAGITVNVANTAQLQQSGGGSAISLLGAGGHLLSNLGTISSVGGVAVQLGGGSRVENTGSISTGNNTALQFVGAGDSVLVNSGTISGRNGVQFGAGNDRVEMQAGSISGGVLQGDGNDVLLLSNGTIDSVDQGSGDDQMTVTGGTVTGVVAQGSGRDDFVMSGGTIGALQQGDNIDTFRMSGGRIIGAFEDGDQAWMTGGRIGRVNMKLDKNLWDQSGGTVDGNVVTGFDTDTIIISGTAYIGGNISVSGGADSVTITDGTVRGQVLLSTGNDTFNWNGGGIVYGAIDMGPDSDVANLSNLNQGNLGAVPLFDGGSGIDQLNLSNVKTAGVGRFQNWETISLANSTELTFDGDLVLGDSGTGTGTLTVDDTSTIYAGSGGHAIRPFNSGALVEMVNAGRIDLTGAGAGDVFTVRGNYRGDGGGLYLRTVLGADNSTSDRLVIDGGTATGTTGIGVLNAGGSGAATLADGILVVQALNGGSTAPGAFSLFAPVAAGAYEYFLFKGGVSAGTSENWYLRSTLVTGPTPAPNGGGSATPPPLTPPVAPPPPITPAPPPPPEGATDPDLTAGETAPPPPPPEPAPVAPPSDPAVPDVPVAGGALPGTGAPPTPGARPAEGAVVPLYRVETAAYAVVPPLLRETSLASLGTFHERQGEQRLLYNQGAFRTAWGRLVGQSSEIHWKGDAQPGFDGDVMGLQAGLDVWAAASENHRNQIGVFVGRTRAQGKTTGLALGWENVQVGQNRLDDKHVGLYWTFTDSTGGYIDAVAMQSRYDGRVRSSRGLGFGIKGDGTSVSVEAGKPLLHFGQSAWWLEPQVQVIWQRTALDDRRDEVSSVRFDNDNAWTGRIGLRLAGDYQLADNGWQPYFKLNYWHGRSGEDRIGFDDDVIVNSQRSRALEAGVGVVGRFNRTISAYAVADYTRELGGDRNEERRIIEGNIGLRADW; this is translated from the coding sequence ATGTCCCGTGCCGTCCCGCGCGCTTTGCGTCCGCGCCGCCTCACTGTTTCCCTGCTGCAGGCCCTGGCTGTCCCGTCTGTCATGCTGTTGACCGCTGGTGTCGCCTGGGCCGGCTGTGACAATGTCACCCCGGCCGCGGGCCAGACGGTCACCTGCGATGCCAGCGCGCCGAATCCGCAGACTGTTCCCGTCACCGCCACTGGCGCGGCCGGTATCACCGTCAATGTCGCCAACACGGCGCAGCTGCAGCAGAGCGGTGGTGGCAGCGCGATTTCGCTGCTCGGGGCCGGCGGGCACCTGCTCTCCAACCTCGGCACGATCAGTTCGGTGGGCGGCGTGGCGGTCCAGCTTGGCGGCGGCAGCCGCGTCGAAAATACCGGCAGCATCAGCACCGGCAACAACACGGCCCTGCAGTTCGTTGGCGCCGGCGACAGCGTGCTGGTCAACAGCGGAACGATCAGTGGGCGCAACGGCGTGCAGTTCGGCGCCGGCAATGATCGCGTGGAGATGCAGGCAGGCAGCATCTCCGGCGGCGTCCTGCAGGGCGATGGCAACGATGTGCTGCTGCTGAGCAATGGCACCATCGACAGCGTCGACCAGGGTAGTGGCGACGACCAGATGACCGTCACTGGCGGCACCGTCACCGGCGTGGTGGCGCAGGGCAGTGGCCGCGATGATTTCGTCATGAGTGGCGGCACGATCGGCGCGCTGCAGCAGGGCGACAACATCGATACCTTCCGCATGAGCGGTGGCCGCATCATCGGCGCGTTCGAGGATGGCGACCAGGCGTGGATGACCGGTGGCCGCATCGGTCGCGTCAACATGAAGCTGGACAAGAACCTGTGGGACCAGTCCGGCGGCACCGTGGACGGCAACGTGGTGACCGGCTTCGATACCGACACCATCATCATCTCGGGTACGGCGTATATCGGCGGCAACATCAGCGTCAGTGGCGGCGCCGACAGCGTGACCATCACCGATGGCACCGTGCGTGGCCAGGTGTTGCTCAGTACCGGCAACGACACCTTCAACTGGAATGGCGGCGGTATCGTCTACGGTGCGATCGACATGGGCCCGGACAGTGACGTGGCCAACCTCAGCAACCTCAACCAGGGCAACCTCGGTGCGGTGCCGCTGTTCGACGGTGGCAGTGGCATCGACCAGCTCAACCTCAGCAACGTCAAGACCGCAGGCGTGGGCCGTTTCCAGAACTGGGAGACGATCAGCCTGGCCAACAGCACCGAGCTGACCTTCGATGGTGATCTGGTGCTGGGCGACAGCGGGACCGGCACCGGCACGCTCACGGTGGACGACACCAGTACCATTTACGCGGGCAGCGGTGGTCATGCCATCCGCCCGTTCAACAGTGGCGCGCTGGTGGAGATGGTCAATGCCGGGCGCATCGACCTGACCGGCGCCGGCGCCGGGGATGTGTTCACCGTGCGCGGCAACTACCGCGGTGACGGTGGTGGCCTGTACCTGCGCACCGTGCTGGGCGCGGACAATTCCACCAGCGACCGGCTGGTGATCGATGGCGGTACAGCTACGGGCACCACCGGCATCGGCGTGCTCAACGCCGGCGGCAGCGGCGCTGCCACGCTGGCCGACGGCATCCTGGTGGTGCAGGCCTTGAATGGTGGCAGCACCGCGCCGGGCGCGTTTTCGCTGTTCGCACCGGTCGCGGCCGGTGCCTACGAGTACTTCCTGTTCAAGGGCGGTGTCAGTGCCGGTACCAGCGAAAACTGGTACCTGCGCTCGACGCTGGTGACCGGGCCGACGCCGGCACCCAATGGCGGCGGCAGTGCCACGCCACCGCCACTGACGCCGCCGGTGGCACCACCACCACCGATCACCCCGGCGCCGCCCCCCCCGCCGGAAGGCGCCACCGATCCGGACCTGACTGCGGGCGAGACCGCGCCGCCACCGCCGCCACCGGAACCAGCGCCGGTGGCGCCGCCCAGCGATCCGGCGGTGCCGGACGTGCCGGTGGCCGGTGGTGCTTTGCCCGGTACCGGTGCGCCGCCGACGCCGGGTGCACGCCCGGCCGAAGGTGCGGTGGTACCGCTGTACCGCGTGGAGACCGCCGCCTACGCCGTGGTGCCGCCGCTGTTGCGCGAGACCTCGCTGGCCAGCCTCGGCACGTTCCATGAGCGGCAGGGCGAGCAGCGCCTGCTGTACAACCAGGGCGCATTCCGCACTGCCTGGGGCCGGTTGGTGGGCCAGAGCAGCGAGATCCACTGGAAGGGTGATGCGCAGCCGGGATTCGATGGCGATGTGATGGGCCTGCAGGCCGGTCTGGACGTGTGGGCTGCGGCCTCTGAAAACCATCGCAACCAGATCGGCGTGTTCGTCGGCCGCACCCGCGCGCAGGGCAAGACCACCGGCCTGGCACTGGGCTGGGAGAACGTGCAGGTGGGACAGAACCGCCTGGATGACAAGCACGTGGGCCTGTACTGGACGTTCACCGACAGCACTGGTGGCTACATCGACGCCGTGGCGATGCAGAGCCGCTACGACGGCCGCGTGCGTTCCTCGCGTGGGCTCGGCTTTGGCATCAAGGGCGATGGCACCAGCGTGTCGGTGGAAGCCGGCAAGCCGCTGCTGCATTTCGGTCAGTCCGCTTGGTGGCTGGAACCGCAGGTGCAGGTGATCTGGCAACGCACCGCGCTGGACGACCGCCGCGACGAAGTATCGAGCGTGCGTTTCGACAACGACAATGCCTGGACTGGCCGCATCGGCCTGCGCCTGGCCGGCGATTACCAGTTGGCCGACAACGGCTGGCAGCCGTATTTCAAGCTCAACTACTGGCATGGCCGTTCCGGCGAGGATCGCATCGGCTTCGACGATGACGTGATCGTCAATTCGCAGCGCTCGCGTGCACTGGAAGCTGGTGTGGGTGTGGTCGGGCGCTTCAACCGCACCATCAGCGCCTATGCCGTGGCCGACTACACGCGCGAGTTGGGTGGCGACCGCAACGAGGAGCGCCGCATCATCGAAGGCAACATCGGCCTGCGCGCGGACTGGTAG
- the nagA gene encoding N-acetylglucosamine-6-phosphate deacetylase, whose amino-acid sequence MATVLRNARILAGDEFRDDLAVVIEDGRISALLPDAAPQLGQAAEQVDLGGGWLLPGFIDVQVNGGGGALFNNTPDVAALRTMAQAHRRFGTTAMLPTLISDDVGVMREAIGAMRAAIAQGVPGVIGIHLEGPYIAPARKGTHDASKFRVPDEAEIALAASLDNGVTLLTLAPERVPLETIRALVERGVIVAAGHTAGTYEEIRDGLDAGVRGFTHLYNAMSPLQGREPGAVGAALEDRDSWIGIIVDGVHVHPASLRVALAAKPRGRLLLVTDAMPPVGADDPSYVLYGETITAIDGVVRNAAGSLAGSALDMATAVRNTVQLLGQPLAEAARMASTYPAQFLNVDDRLGHIAEGYQADLVLLDDALQVRGTWIAGQYEAA is encoded by the coding sequence ATGGCAACGGTGCTGCGCAACGCCCGCATCCTCGCCGGCGATGAATTCCGCGACGACCTGGCGGTGGTGATCGAGGACGGTCGCATCAGCGCGCTGCTACCTGATGCCGCACCGCAGCTGGGCCAGGCCGCCGAGCAGGTGGACCTGGGCGGTGGCTGGCTGCTGCCCGGCTTCATCGATGTGCAGGTCAATGGCGGCGGCGGTGCGCTGTTCAACAACACGCCGGACGTAGCGGCACTGCGCACCATGGCGCAGGCGCACCGCCGCTTTGGCACCACCGCGATGCTGCCCACGCTGATCAGCGATGACGTGGGCGTGATGCGCGAGGCGATCGGTGCGATGCGAGCAGCGATCGCGCAGGGCGTGCCGGGCGTGATCGGCATCCATCTGGAGGGCCCGTACATCGCGCCGGCCCGCAAGGGCACGCACGATGCCAGCAAGTTCCGCGTGCCGGACGAAGCGGAGATTGCGCTGGCCGCATCGCTCGACAACGGCGTGACCCTGCTGACGCTGGCGCCCGAGCGCGTGCCGCTGGAGACCATCCGCGCGCTGGTCGAGCGTGGCGTGATCGTTGCTGCTGGGCACACCGCAGGCACCTACGAAGAGATCCGCGACGGCCTGGATGCCGGCGTGCGTGGCTTCACCCATCTGTACAACGCGATGTCGCCGCTGCAGGGGCGTGAGCCCGGCGCGGTGGGCGCTGCGCTGGAAGACCGCGACAGCTGGATCGGCATCATCGTCGATGGCGTGCATGTGCATCCGGCCAGCCTGCGCGTGGCGCTGGCGGCCAAGCCGCGCGGCCGCCTGCTGCTGGTGACCGACGCGATGCCGCCGGTCGGTGCCGATGATCCCAGCTACGTGCTGTATGGCGAAACCATCACCGCCATCGACGGCGTGGTGCGCAATGCCGCCGGTTCGCTGGCGGGTTCGGCGCTGGACATGGCCACCGCCGTGCGCAATACCGTGCAGCTGCTCGGCCAACCGCTGGCCGAAGCGGCGCGCATGGCCTCGACCTATCCGGCGCAGTTCCTCAACGTCGACGACCGCCTGGGCCATATTGCCGAGGGCTACCAGGCCGACCTGGTCCTGCTGGATGATGCCCTGCAGGTGCGTGGCACCTGGATTGCCGGACAGTACGAGGCCGCCTGA
- a CDS encoding heparan-alpha-glucosaminide N-acetyltransferase domain-containing protein, producing the protein MADPLKGSMPPRRLGSIDALRGITVAAMLLVNNPGDWSAVFAPLRHSEWHGCTPTDLVFPFFLFLVGVSMAFSVAPRALDAAARPALARGVLERALRILLAGVLLHLLIWWALHTHHFRIWGVLQRIAVCAALVGVLAVYARPRAQAAVLVTLLVGYTVLLGIGDLAPWTNPASRLDTTLFAPWIYQWHADTGLGHDPEGLLSTLGALASTVLGLIAGGLLRNGRPAALAGLGVATAVLGLLLATVLPLNKQLWTPSYVLWTGGLAALALWLGHVLIDQKGWPALGRRFGVNAITAYLGASVMSVVLMATGAWGWIWLQLANAMPQALELASMLQALAFVALWWGVAWWLDRRKIYLKI; encoded by the coding sequence ATGGCCGATCCCTTGAAGGGAAGTATGCCGCCGCGCCGCCTGGGCTCGATCGATGCCCTGCGTGGCATCACCGTGGCGGCAATGCTGCTGGTCAACAATCCGGGTGACTGGAGCGCGGTGTTCGCGCCGCTGCGCCATTCGGAATGGCATGGCTGCACGCCCACCGATCTGGTGTTCCCGTTCTTCCTGTTCCTGGTAGGCGTGTCGATGGCCTTCAGCGTGGCGCCACGCGCGCTGGATGCAGCGGCACGGCCGGCATTGGCGCGCGGCGTACTGGAGCGTGCGCTGCGCATCCTGTTGGCCGGTGTGTTGCTGCACCTGTTGATCTGGTGGGCACTGCATACCCATCATTTCCGCATATGGGGCGTGCTGCAGCGGATTGCAGTATGTGCGGCGCTGGTGGGGGTGTTGGCCGTGTATGCCCGTCCGCGCGCGCAGGCGGCCGTGCTGGTCACGCTGCTGGTGGGGTATACCGTGCTGCTGGGCATCGGTGACCTGGCGCCATGGACAAACCCGGCCAGCCGCCTGGATACCACGCTGTTCGCACCGTGGATCTACCAGTGGCACGCCGATACCGGGCTCGGACATGACCCCGAAGGATTGCTGAGCACGCTGGGTGCGCTGGCCAGTACCGTGCTCGGCCTGATTGCCGGTGGCCTGCTGCGCAACGGGCGTCCGGCGGCATTGGCCGGCCTGGGTGTGGCAACCGCCGTGCTGGGCCTGCTGCTGGCTACGGTGCTGCCGCTGAACAAGCAGCTATGGACGCCCAGCTATGTGCTGTGGACCGGCGGCCTGGCCGCGCTGGCGCTGTGGCTGGGACACGTGCTGATCGACCAGAAGGGCTGGCCGGCGTTGGGCCGGCGCTTCGGGGTCAATGCGATCACCGCGTATCTGGGCGCATCGGTGATGTCGGTGGTGCTGATGGCGACCGGCGCCTGGGGCTGGATCTGGCTGCAGCTGGCCAATGCAATGCCGCAGGCGCTGGAACTGGCGTCGATGCTGCAGGCGCTGGCGTTCGTCGCGCTGTGGTGGGGTGTGGCGTGGTGGCTGGACCGACGGAAGATCTATCTGAAGATCTGA